The Lolium perenne isolate Kyuss_39 chromosome 6, Kyuss_2.0, whole genome shotgun sequence genome segment agagaagaattatattccttggttggatctccttgtcttgtttccaggaatgaagtaaaatgaataccatgaggttcaaggTAGGATCATAGatgagtttaagacatggaaaagataaatgaagaatagtttctccaattattgttacttgatttctaaatagatgtatgttcatatgttatggcaaggaattccatgttatgatctttaataagatctagTAGTTGTTCCTTGGTAcatatgttcttgtgttggttttaattccatttgatctaaccctttagatcaaatcatctctacccaaaacaaggttttagtaaagtcacattgaggtttataacgcttgacttgatgagctactttaattccaccaaggtcaggtGAAACTtctgttactgtgactgttttactttaaagcgcgaaaattccccggattttctatgcatgaatgcaatgcacacatctgttttctctatttttgtaaccccaatacatgGGATATTACAGCCAGCCTTGTACTTGGACGCACCACCATAGGGGGTCCCTGGCAGGTGCCCctaccccctctctcccaaaccctagcacacccccctcctcatacacctcctgcagcgcttaggcgaagccctgccggagatctccaccaccaccgccaccacgccgtcgtgctgtcaggattccgaggaggatctactacttccgctacccgctggaatggggagaaggacgtcgtcatcaacaccgaacgtgtgaccgagtacggaggtgctgcccgactgtggcaccgtcaagatcttctacgcgcttttgaaagcggcaagtgatcgactacggttacaacgagatctaatctcgtaggctttggaaatcttcgagggttagtctcacgatCTTCTCGtttctaccatcttctagattgcatcttggcttgtttatcgttcttgcggtaggaatatttttgttttctatgataCGAATCCCTATAGCCAtcgccgcccgcgcctccgcgagctccGCCCTGGCatcggcgagctcggccatggcgttggcgatctccgccctggtcgccgcgaggcgcccttctGTGCGCTCTGCTGGGCCTCAACGTCGGCAGCgactacctcctcctcctcctccgggtggaggtggcggcacatctgaacaacgtgctccctgtgtaatataaatacactgcctagtctctttccatcagttcggacttttggttcaattagctagtgcagcaatctttgatggtatcagagccaagaggtCTCAAGTTCAAGACCCTGCTCACGcagttttaaaaataaaaaaaagatttTGCGGCCCGCACCGAACCCACGCTAAGGACTAAAATAGCCTAGACGTGAGGGGGAGTGTCGAATATAAATACACTGCTTATTCTCttttcatcagttcggacttttggttcaagtggctagtgcatgaagcttgacactcCCAACTAAGGTTCTGCCCGGCCATGAATGGATggtagggtttagcttgaggtgtgctcgTCGCCCCCACCgatgtccaccatatatagccacggcggggcgggaaatCGTTGGCGTGTAGGTCGTTTCCCGCGCGCGAAACGCCGgtgaaacttgccaatgtattggaCACGCGCGGGAGCGatcgtcgtcgcgcgggaacagttaatcgccggtggcagtcctcgacggggcgtaaaacgccattagcgaGTTTGACGATGTCCACGCTAAAAAAATACGTCCGCACCGCTGAAGGTACccaacgcaaacggtcgctctggACCACATGGCGCGCGCCGACGTAAACGGACATTGCGtgggcccgctggagatgccttaCTCATTGGAAAGAAAATCACACAACCGTTGAGGCGTTAGCTAATGTTGTCACTTGTCAGTGCATCTGCAGCTAACTTAATTAGCCAGTGACTCAGGTGGGCAGTACGAACGGTCGTGCGAAAAGCCGGCCAGAGTGCAACTTGCGCTTTAATTGCGTGTCACAGTGACGGGATCGGATAATTAGCTTGTGGTGTTAAAACTACCGATCGATGGAGCTGACATGCACTTTGCAATCGCTTAAGTTAAGAGGGGCATGTGAGGTGATTAGGTATGGGATGTCGTTTTAATTTGAAACAACACAATGCTATTACCAGAATGTTTTTTTTATAGAAAAACAACATAACTCGATCTACTAGGAGCTTTATTAATTATTATAAATAGTTCATAAGAAGTTAAATACAACCTCCGGTCGAAATTAACCGTCTCTCAATTGGGTGGATACACCGGGTTCTCCTCATCGAAAAAAATACTCGTACATTTTTGTTAGTAACTTTTATGTGCCTAACGTATCACATGTCGGAGCCACGGGCCGTGGCTTTGCATGCGGTATTTCGTGAGAGACACAATATTGAATAATGCCCCGAAGCTATTTATAGTATTTATTAGTAACAGTGGTACCAGTATTTTGTAGTGTTGCGTAATTAGCTGGCTTTGCATGTCAACTGATGCAAATGCCAAGATCTTTCCATTGTTAAAAAGGAAAAAATAGACAGTTCATGTGCGGGCACGGACTTTGAACCTTGTTTGTACCTGGCCTTGAAGCATTTTCGTTTCAATCACTCTTTGGAAAGCACCAGAAACTGCAAGAGCGTAATTCGCGAAAATAACAGAGGCGGGGCGGGTACCGAAGAGAAAATAATAATAAGAGAGGGATGGAGGAAAAGCATCTCGAGTCTTTGGAAAAGCACCAGAAACTGCAAGAGCGCCGAAGCACGTACCGAAGAAAAATAAGAGAGGGATATGGAGGAAAAGCTTGGGGACTAGTGGCGCCTCGTGATTTGGACCCGTCTAGAAGGTGGCGTGGCAGCCAGAGCCGCCTCGAGCTCCGCGCCCCCGCTACAGCCTCGTCGCATGTGATAGAGGAGAGGATCCAACGGCCGCAGCGCACGCGGCCCCTCGCCAAAAGCGATCGCCCTGCCCGACAGCTGCCCCAGCTACCCGCTGGAGTAATGTAATTATAATCAGTAACCAAGTGATTACAGTGCCATTCACGAGCACGGAGCACATGCACGGGGTGAGGCAGTAGGGGACTAGGGGGGCACGCACGCGCGCATGCCGCGTCGGCAGGCAGCCAGCGTCTTGCTCAGCTAGGCCATGCCAAAGCCGTGTTGACCTTGGGGGCAAGCTGGAAAAGTCCTCGCCCCTCACACTCACAGCCCACGGCCCACGGCCCACGGGAGAAAAAATATCCTTGGGTGCACGCCGCTAGCTTGACCAAACCTTATTTATTTCCGTTTCAGAAAATATAATTGACCAGAccttccttccttccttccttcctCTGCAACGGTCTTTTCGTGCGGTAATATGGCTAAACAAATACTCCCGTGTGCCAGTGTGAAATTCAGCACGCATTTGTCAACCCACACAGTGGATGTTGTTGGTTTTAAAGTCTTGATAAACAAAGTACAGTCAAATACAGCAGGGCCGGCAGGAGCCTGCACTCAAAATCGCCTCCCCTTTCGTTTCAAAGTCTTGACAAGCAAAGTACAACACACGTTTCCACTATTCTGACCAGGCAGCTTAATTGTATGATCGACAAATCATGGAAACATAAAAATAAACCATATATACACTCCTCTTAATAGTTATATTCAGTACATGTTCACACATTGTCCACCTTCAACCTTTTTTCGTTTTCATTTCACCCTATTGACCCATATGTACTAAGTAAGGAGCAAGTTCCAGTCACCATAGTTTACTCGCAAAGGGGAAAAGCTTGCCCTCGATATCAATTCCGCACATAACcattttaatttcaaagtttaaaTTCAACCACTTATAAAGTAAAAAAAATGTAAAACTCACCAAAACATAAAAAAAATACTCGTACTTCTAGAATTTTCAAATGCTCGCACACAGACAAATTCGTTACTACCCCCGCCCCACATGAGCCGTTGGTTGTGCATTAACCTCCTAAACCAGTTTCCAAACATATTCGTTACTACCCTCGTCCCACTTCATAGGACCTGTGTGTATCCCTAGGTCGTAAAACCATCATAATACATGTTATATATCATAAACCTTATATCATTAGGAAGTTCATATATTCTACTTTCTAGTGATATACCTTTTTTTGTTATACAATTAATATTATGTTCATAAAATTGGCAACCTAGGGATACGTGTAGGTCCTATAAACCGGGACAGACGGAGTATAATAGCGGACAAGTACATTTAAATGTCACTTGCACTATCTGACACACAAGGCGAGCAAGGGACACAAGAGGGAAGAGATGCTGAATTATTCTCTCCTCCTCACAAAAGGAGCATTTTGTTATTCCCATTCCAATAACAATTAGCTAGGTATCATCCGCAAACAATACCCTCCTATATAAAACCACACAAAGTGGGCATAGAGCTAACTAACACAAATGGAGTGGACTAGTTGTTAGTTACTACTTCTTTCTCAATATAGGAGTAGTGTTAGTACTAATCATGTGGTTTTAGTGCATTTTTAAGTAAAGTCCCCCATCCATTCCATATTAATTGTCGCTGGGCAACAACTAATATGGAGCAAAACGAGGAAATTTTACTATTGATTTTAAGACAAACTCTATTCTACACAAATAATTTGAAATACACTTCATACTATGTAAATCTATCTATATTTCTAAAATCATTATATTTTACATAGAATGCAAATACTCAAATAGTATAATTTCcaagatatatgccacaaaaattataccattggattcaaattcaaaagaagttttcaacagtataatttttgtgatatatatcttatatttttttaccaaattagtagtcaaacttttttctcgaaatgcgtaattgccctgtaaaccggtatggagggagtatctATTTGTAGACACATGATATAAATATGCATTTAAAAAACATTGTGCCCCCCAAAAATGCAAGAATTCATCCGCAGAAGTATCTACATGAAGTAAATGTAAATAAAAATTCAGCTAGGTTCCTCCCTAGCTGAACCCGTTTTGTAAGGAGTTTCTCGTAATTATTAAAGACTTAAATGGATCCAGTAGTATGATTTTCTAAAGGAGGATAGCCTAGGCTAATCAAGTTAAATGATTGATTCCATAGTAACAAGAGGAGTGAGCCTAGATCACGCTCACAGGTTTAAGTCCTCACGACGCAATTTGAGTTCATATTCTTTAAAAAAAGTGTAAACACAATTCAGAAAACCAACACGAGAGTTAAAATACACATTGACACGAACCAGAACCAAGTTGTTTATGCGTTGTATGGCATTTCATCAGCATATAATTTCCATCCCTTGATTCCTGGACCACTTGTTTGGCTGATGCAACTTTGGCACCGGAGTGCAAGCGTTGGGTTTATTCATGTGGGTGGTCCTAGCAATATGggctgttgcttttccttgactctcCCCAAACCACTCATGGATTCCATGGGAACACAGCTCTGTCCACCCCCAAAAAGTCAGAGGGGATAGAAACAATAGCAAGAAAAATAATGATAGAAACCTTGACCCCTTCTCGCTCCGCCGCAGCATGCAGCCAAAGCACCACCAGCTAGCATTGCACCATCCACACAGACCACACAAACAAATTCTGGCATCAGAATGAAATGAAAGTGCAATCAAAAGGCAGTATCAAGCACTAGAGATACTCCATATCATATTTGTAGGTTGAGATCTCGATGCTGGAAACAAAAGGTGAAGATTGCCGTTAAGGGGTTATCATCTTTTCAAGATCAGGCGGGACAAGCTACATTCAGAAAGGAAGTTGTTGCGCAGAGAAAGGAAGAACCGAGAAGAGCCACCCATATACGGAGCATATCTTCTTTAGTTCTTCCCTTTTCTTTCATCTATCTGCTATGGTTGGTTGGTTGGTTCATCATCTGCCACTTTCTATATACAACTGTATAAATCAGACATCTAAGGAAAAGAGATGCAAAGTTTCATCCATACCTAAAAAAGGAGCAGCAAAAATAAGAAGAGAGgctgagggagagagagagattggtTTTGAGCCGGAGAGGAAGAATGATGAAGAAGCTCTGACTACCAATGCTAAAAACTACTCCCTCTAAATTGTAGTGGTGGATCAGATGCTCTCTTCATCTTTCTTCCCATCCCCTCCTCTACGAGAAGCCAAGATCAGCAGGTCAACTCCCGGCGGCGCCCGCCGCTCCTGTGGCCATCTCTGTCCAGGGCGAGCCCAAGAAAGGCTCGTCGACGTCGAAGAGCGAGGACAGCGGCGTGGCGGCGTTGTCGCTTTCGCCGCTGAGGAAGAGGAGGTCGTCCTCGCCGGCCATCTCCATGTCCTCGACTAGcagctcgtcctcgtcctcggaggaggaggacgcgcgcaGCGGCGTGGTGGGCGAGAGGCCCGCGGACGTCGAGGGGTGCGCCTCGCCCGCCGCCACGACCGACGGCGGCGGAGGCCGGggccgcgcggaggaggaggaggacgtggCGGGGAACTTGTGGCGGCTGGTGCCGGCGAGCGAGTTGCGGTGCGTGGGGGCGGCGTGGTTGTGGTCGCCCGTGAAGGTGAGGATGAAGGTGTTGGGGTCGGCGCGGCTGCGCTCCAGCTGCTTCCGCGCCGGGCAGCCCTTGGCGGTGCTGCACCGGTAGTACCCCCTGTTCGAGAAGAAAGAAACAGAGTGAGGTTTTGCTTGTGGAAGCTGCACGGCAGAGGAACAGAGACGGGAGGTTTGGCAGGCAGGAGGAAAATGGTACTACCTTGGGTAGGGGGAGCCCTTGATGGGTTTCTGGCCGTACTTGCGCCATGCCCAGACGTCGGAGGACACGGCGTCCGCCGCGACGTGGCACACCACCTTCTTCTGCTGGTTCTTCCTGCGCGCGCGCGATGGAATCTCAGGACGTGTTTACGGAAGGTGGAATGATTGCCATTTCCGGTGCAGGAATTAAGGCGAGGCATGTGTGTACTGTACCTTCTCTTGGatctcggcacgccgccggagccctGCCGCCCGCTAGGCTGCGGCCTCGGCGCTGGGGGAGAAGCAGCTGTCTGGAGCGGCACTTCCGCCGGTGCCATCATcgcctgctgctgttgctgcttttgcggcgtcggaggaggaggagacacgGGCAGCTGCTGCGGTAGAAGAGGTGGAGGCAGCTGGGGCGGAGAAGGTGGGGCGCAGAAGGCCTTGAGCAGCTCGTCGGCGTCCTGTCCAAACCCAGCGCCGAGGTCGGGAAAGCACCAGCCGGCATCGACCGGCTGCTCTTTCacaggcggcggcggcaggaacGTGGCGAAGGGGTCCTGCCGACGCGGCGTCGGCGGAGACATGGCGCGTCGGCAGCCGAAGCGCACGACGGCGTGCAGGTCCCAGTTGTTGGCACAGTGCTCCTCCTCCATTGGGACTGGTCGACCGGAGAGCGCAGCGCAGTGGTTGGGTTGTGGAAAGGTTTGCAGGAGGAggcgaggagcaggaggaggaggagataaGGGGGAGGCGCTGACTTTGGGTAGTATATTGATTGTTTTGGAAGGGAGGGACGACTAGGGGCAAGAGtaaaaggagagagagagaagcgaAGTGAGGAGAGAGAAACGGTGGGCATTGGATCCCTCCTAAAAAGGGGTGACTGCTACGGCTCTATGAGCCCAGctcttttgtttttcttcttgTTGCTGGGATTTTTCTTCCTTCTTTTTGTTCTTGGGGCTTGTGGTTTTTTATAGCGCTGGCGTGGGGCAGTGTCCCCACTTGACTTTCTAGCATGTCAAATGGGAGAGAAAAGGGAGATGAAGATGGGGTTGGGAGCATGGAGGAGAGGTGGCACCGTGCTGCTTTGGTTATTTGG includes the following:
- the LOC127344942 gene encoding uncharacterized protein produces the protein MEEEHCANNWDLHAVVRFGCRRAMSPPTPRRQDPFATFLPPPPVKEQPVDAGWCFPDLGAGFGQDADELLKAFCAPPSPPQLPPPLLPQQLPVSPPPPTPQKQQQQQAMMAPAEVPLQTAASPPAPRPQPSGRQGSGGVPRSKRRKNQQKKVVCHVAADAVSSDVWAWRKYGQKPIKGSPYPRGYYRCSTAKGCPARKQLERSRADPNTFILTFTGDHNHAAPTHRNSLAGTSRHKFPATSSSSSARPRPPPPSVVAAGEAHPSTSAGLSPTTPLRASSSSEDEDELLVEDMEMAGEDDLLFLSGESDNAATPLSSLFDVDEPFLGSPWTEMATGAAGAAGS